In Glycine max cultivar Williams 82 chromosome 15, Glycine_max_v4.0, whole genome shotgun sequence, the DNA window TCAGAGTTATTTCCAAGAAGCCTAGTTTTTCCTATTGATTTAATCAATGAGGGAATTAACAGCTAAAGGTGTGCATGAATCAGCATAAGTTAAGTTGAACATCAATCCATTGTGAGTGTAGCATTCAGTCGAACTTACATTGGAAAGTGTGATTTAAGtaaaacacacacaaaattgTTGCGGGATGAATGTGTTTAACTAAGCAGACAAAATGTTTGAGCATGATATGTTAATATGGTAGAGCAATGTGATTTACCATTTATGTTGATGGGCAGCTTCTTCTGCATTATCATATACAATTAGCAGGATAACCTATTTTTTCTGTTCTTGCATCTCACTACTTTTTCTGTTTAGAAGGGAAGGTTGATATCGTCCATTTTCTTTAAGGTTGTTATATAAGAGACAGGATGAAATGTGTGTTTTTGAAACCTTGCATCCATTCCTCAATCCCTCATCTGTTTCTTTGTTTACCTTCAAGAATGGGTTCATTAGTAAATAGTGAGTAAACCTGACAATGGGCTTGCAAACTTGGGCCTTGGCAAGCTTTTCCAATTGTCTTGAAGCTTTCTTACTTCGATTGATTGGTTCAATTGTCAACTTCAAACCATTTTGTGGTtctgacattttttatttaacaggGTGACATTGGAGACGGACAAGATGTTCTTGTGAGAGTACACTCAGAGTGTCTGACAGGAGACATATTTGGATCTGCCAGATGTGACTGTGGAAATCAGCTTGCACTTGCGATGCAACAGATTGAGGCTGCTGGTAGGGGTGTGCTGGTATATCTCCGTGGACACGAAGGAAGGGGCATTGGATTGGGTCACAAGCTTCGTGCTTATAACCTACAGGACGATGGACGAGATACTGTTGAAGCCAATGAGGAGTTGGGATTGCCAGTTGACTCCAGGGAGTATGGCATTGGCGCACAGGTATTAATTATATCAGTAGTACTCACATAGTATTTGGCTTTTCTTTAATAGATGATGATTTACTAAAATGGTTATGGAAGTTAACTGGAatgatttttattgtatttgaaATTCTCTACTCGCAGATGTTGAGAGACTTGGGTGTACGATCTATGAAGCTGATGACAAACAATCCAGCAAAATATATTGGGCTCAAAGGTTATGGTTTGACAGTTTCGGGTAGGATCCCATTGTTAACTCTTATCACTTCGGAGAACAAGAGATATTTAGAGACCAAACGTGTGAAAATGGGTCACATATACGCCATGGAATTTAACGGCCAATTGAGCACTCATGACAGTGGTAATGATAATGCCACCAGGGTTGATGACTCTAATACAGTTACTGGTTTATAAACATCCTTTTTATAACTAGATACCTGGGTCGGACACATATGAAGAACTAGATTTCCATACTGCTGATGAATACACAAAGTTATAGATTATAGAAACCATTATTCTATTtgtgatttgatttttcttattcatttgtCTGATAATCTTCAGGCAGGCAGGCTCTACCAAAAATGTtcatcttgattcttgaaacatAGTGCCATGACAAGGGCATTGCTATTTCAGggttattttttctttggtgCCTTTTAGAGGTTCATCATTTCTGGACTCTGGAAGTCATTGGCCCTAGTTTCTTCATTCTTTTTGGTACATTTACTCATGTATCACAGTTCCTCTATAATGTCCATGATAGAAAAGTTATGATTTGTAGCTCTACTgtgtattataaataaattcctTTTGTACCTTGTCATAGCTAATGGTTAATATTGGTGGCTTGACGGTTATATTTTCCCATATGTAGTTAATGATCACTACggagcaattttttttagtactcTTGGAGTATGTGCCTCATTTTCTTTATGCTGTTTGCTAAAAGAAGAAATAGAGTGAGGAAGAAATAGAAGTTTGTTTGAAGAGAaatatagttaaaataaaaagaaaaatatttaaattaaagttctttggcaagtaaaaataataataaataaatttggagtagaaatattgttttttttttgtccttataaaaatacttattttctttttaaaaaaaaagaaaatagaacaaatatatatatatatatatatatatatatatatatatatatatatatatatatatagaaatctGTTAGTCTTTTTATAGAACAATACcttattacactttttttttttactaaaataccgttaatttcttttcaattaGTCAATAAACAATGATGTAAATAGATATAATAAATTCTTTCTCTCTGTTTTGAAGAATAATAAGAGTGACTATTATTCtctttttacatattaattaattagatagaAGGTAATCAAGTGAAATATCTCAAAGGAGTGAGATGATGACTCTTGATAATTTTaagagtatattttaaaaaataatataaattattaacaagTTTTGGGTTATCATTTATAAGTGTGTAATATCTATTGATTTTGTCAATGAAATATGACATTTGGTACAAGGAAACTTTGTTCGAGCACAGGATCATCATTCTTAGGAATCATCCCGAGAATCATAGTTTTTATGAATGACTAAATTTGTATGgttgttaataaatattttcatataagttttttgagaatataaaataaaataatatatttatcataatatttaattagttacctctttaaataatttaactagAGTCTTGCTGTAATTAAGCTTGTTTTTTAACTAGATTCTGATCTTCTCCATGAGAATATTTTCATGGAAAACAgtcaaaaaaaattctaatttctcaaaaatgttattttttaaaaatcaaatcaaacatgaaaaaCTAACCTTACCAACTTtcctctataaaaaaaaaaatcctcaactTAAGATCCcagaaaattaagaattttccCTTATATTTCATTCCAACtagtatgtttttttatttataaaacttgaatttaaaatataatcctACTTAAATTTTTTAGCTCAAATTACAtgctattaactaaattattcatttttaatatctATGAATTAGTTCAAAGGTCATatgcatatatattatataaggacaaaaataataacatttaaataatttttaccaAAGTTAATAAATGTTAGTTATATGTCAATGCATGATGATTagatcataatttaaattgtctaattaaatctaaaaatataaataatacatattaATATTGAAACATcaagttgaaaagaaaaaaaaaatcttagtatCTTAAATACAAAAGTGGAACAGCAATTAAATGTCTTGAACAGTACATTAGTATTTTATATTCTGTTAGACTATTAgcctaaataatatttttttttagaaaggaTTAGAAACAATATAAATGTATTTTGATTACAAATGTGGAATCTATTTGTTCAAACTTTAAAAAGATATTatgcaatatatattttttgtttttcaagagCTTAAataatccttataattttttaaatatgttgtttagcaaaaaaaaaaaaggtttttgagAACTCTAGCAAACGAGTCTTCTGTGAGAAATTTCAACCAAACACTTTTGGATAACCTACTCAAATTGCTCGACTTTCCAAAGTATCCTGGTGCAGGTACAGAAACCTTAGTAACTCACGTAACCTTGTTTCCAATAAATGAGCCTGTAATGTGTATGCATTAATTTGCGTAAATCATGGGCTAAACGCGCTTATTGAACATGTACTCCAGTGTGGAACGCGTACATGAGTTGGTGAACAAGTATgaatttgtttcttcttttcttaaaCGAATTCCGTTCAACGGCTAGTTCTTCCGGTACAACAACGTTACTGTAGTAGTCGAAGAAGAAAAGTGTTTACGCGGTCAACTCAGTAATGTATTGGTTTCCGTTTTCGACCGTTACCAGATTCCCTATATCCAACGGTAACAGATTCGGAGACAGATGTTCCATTAGCCCAACCGCGTCTCCCTCTTTACACGGTTACTTTACTTACCACACCACCcttctttttctataaataccTTCTTTCTTCTCACAGAGTCTAACTCAATAATAGTCCCTTTTCTGAAATTCTcctaactctctctctctctcaacaaTGGCTCGTACTTTTGTTCTTATGTTGGTTGCTGCTGCTGCATTGTTGTTGAGCTCCACGATGGCTCAATCTCCAGCTTCTTCGCCGGCTTTATCACCGACCAACACGCCGGTGGCCACTCCACCGAGGAGGGCGTTGTCTCCGTCTCCTGTTCCTGCTGCGGTGCCACCGTCGTCTTCTCCTCCGGCTCCACCTACTTCTTCTCCTTCGGAGCCCCCAATTGCAGCTGCTACTCCGAACATCCCTCCCTCGACCATCTCGACTCCACCATCTGAAGCACCAGGACCAGCTGCAAACGGTGCCGTTTTCAACAGAGTTGGCGGATCTGCTCTCATTCTAATCATCGCTTCGGCCATGCTCGTATAGAACAAATTCTGTGGGATTATTCATGAATACTTGAGTTTTTTGAACTCCagtacttttttttcctggtgtCGTTGAAGAcgattcatttattttaattattttatttatttattcattcataTGATTGATGCATACACACATATGTATAATCTCTTTGCGATTATAACATATATGATAGATGTGCATTAGCATT includes these proteins:
- the LOC102669645 gene encoding classical arabinogalactan protein 1: MARTFVLMLVAAAALLLSSTMAQSPASSPALSPTNTPVATPPRRALSPSPVPAAVPPSSSPPAPPTSSPSEPPIAAATPNIPPSTISTPPSEAPGPAANGAVFNRVGGSALILIIASAMLV